One region of Mucilaginibacter gotjawali genomic DNA includes:
- a CDS encoding alkaline phosphatase family protein, translating to MTDTRRDFLKKAALLTGAASLTNMIPASIQKAMAINAPEGSTYLDAEHIVILMQENRSFDHTLGSMKGVRGFNDPRAIDMPNKNKVWLQSNKKGETYAPFHLDIKNTKATWMDSLPHSWRNQVNARNEGKYDKWLDNKRNGNPEYADMPLTLGYHTRDDIPFYYAMADAFTVCDQNFCSALTGTNPNRLYFWTGTIREEQNENSRAHVWNDDMDYGTLKWPTFPERLEESGVSWKCYQNEVAIDTGFEGEEDVWLSNFQDNALEFFAQYKIFLHEPHLIALEKRAAELPGKIDELKKQIAALPEGDKSLKKLKQQLRETQSYLDGVNKERETWKQGMFEKLSDREKSIHKKAFDTNKNDPDHRKLVTLKYNDDGTERELQVPAGDVFHQFREDVKTGNLPTVSWLTANVIKLSDTQLTHMLLS from the coding sequence ATGACTGATACCCGCAGAGATTTCCTTAAAAAAGCAGCTTTGTTAACCGGTGCTGCCAGCTTAACCAATATGATCCCGGCCTCTATCCAAAAAGCGATGGCCATTAACGCGCCCGAAGGAAGCACCTACCTCGACGCGGAACATATTGTGATATTGATGCAGGAAAACCGTTCGTTCGACCATACTTTAGGCAGCATGAAAGGCGTTCGCGGGTTTAATGATCCCCGCGCTATCGATATGCCCAATAAAAACAAGGTATGGCTGCAATCCAATAAAAAAGGGGAAACTTACGCGCCGTTTCATCTCGACATCAAAAACACTAAAGCTACCTGGATGGATTCGCTCCCCCACTCGTGGCGCAACCAGGTAAATGCCCGTAACGAAGGCAAATACGATAAGTGGCTGGATAACAAACGCAACGGCAACCCCGAATACGCCGATATGCCTTTAACCTTAGGCTACCATACCCGCGACGACATCCCTTTTTATTATGCCATGGCCGACGCTTTTACCGTTTGCGACCAAAATTTTTGCTCGGCCTTAACCGGTACCAATCCTAACAGGCTCTACTTTTGGACCGGAACCATCCGCGAGGAACAAAATGAAAATTCAAGGGCGCATGTGTGGAACGACGATATGGATTACGGCACCCTGAAGTGGCCCACCTTCCCGGAACGTTTGGAAGAGAGCGGGGTCTCGTGGAAATGTTATCAGAACGAAGTAGCGATAGATACCGGTTTTGAAGGAGAAGAGGACGTTTGGCTATCCAATTTTCAGGATAACGCCCTGGAGTTTTTTGCTCAGTACAAGATATTTTTGCATGAGCCGCATTTGATCGCCCTGGAAAAAAGAGCAGCTGAACTGCCCGGCAAGATCGACGAATTAAAGAAACAAATAGCGGCTTTGCCCGAAGGCGACAAAAGCCTTAAGAAATTAAAACAACAATTAAGGGAAACACAATCCTATTTGGATGGGGTGAATAAAGAACGCGAAACCTGGAAACAGGGCATGTTTGAAAAACTAAGCGACAGGGAAAAAAGCATCCATAAAAAAGCCTTCGACACCAATAAAAACGACCCGGACCACCGCAAGCTGGTCACCCTTAAATATAACGACGATGGTACCGAGCGGGAACTACAAGTTCCTGCCGGCGACGTGTTTCACCAGTTCAGGGAGGATGTAAAAACTGGGAACTTACCTACTGTATCGTGGCTTACGGCCAATGTCATTAAGTTAAGCGATACTCAATTGACTCACATGTTATTAAGTTAG
- a CDS encoding TIGR03364 family FAD-dependent oxidoreductase, which produces MKQPSAIIIGAGIVGLATARALAIRGYKVTVFERNERAVGASIRNFGMVWPIGQATGPLFERAMLSRSIWKEICTEARIWHDEVGSLHLAYSADELQVISEYVEANHQHRDCGLLNAKQALQKSPAVNPTRLKGALWSSEEMIVESRVAVGQIAAYLAEKYDVEFFWNTAISQIEPPSVKSGRRSWKADEIFVCSGADFETLYPELFLETQITKCKLQMMRLVSQPDEWRIGPALCGGLSMIHYPGFQAATSLPELRKRYEEQYGNYLEWGIHVMASQNGSGELTIGDSHEYGLVHDPFDKEFINNLIIAYLQTFAIFKDWKMMQSWHGIYPKMTNGQTEFITGAEPGVTIINGLGGNGMTLSFGLCEQYIANR; this is translated from the coding sequence ATGAAACAACCATCAGCAATTATTATAGGGGCCGGCATTGTTGGCCTTGCCACAGCCAGAGCACTGGCAATCCGTGGTTATAAAGTAACCGTATTTGAACGTAATGAACGCGCAGTTGGGGCATCCATCCGTAATTTCGGGATGGTTTGGCCCATAGGGCAGGCTACCGGGCCACTCTTTGAACGGGCCATGCTATCGCGCAGCATCTGGAAAGAAATATGCACCGAAGCCAGGATCTGGCACGACGAAGTTGGCTCGCTGCACCTGGCATACAGTGCGGATGAGCTGCAAGTGATCAGCGAATATGTGGAGGCAAACCACCAGCACCGTGATTGCGGACTGCTAAATGCCAAACAGGCGCTGCAAAAGTCGCCCGCGGTTAACCCGACCCGGTTAAAAGGCGCCTTATGGAGCAGTGAGGAGATGATCGTAGAATCGAGGGTGGCTGTGGGGCAGATAGCTGCTTACCTGGCCGAAAAATATGATGTAGAGTTTTTCTGGAATACGGCCATCAGCCAGATCGAACCTCCTTCGGTTAAATCGGGCAGGCGAAGCTGGAAAGCGGATGAAATATTTGTTTGCAGCGGGGCCGATTTTGAAACCCTTTACCCGGAATTATTTCTGGAGACGCAAATCACCAAATGTAAATTGCAGATGATGCGCCTGGTGAGCCAGCCGGACGAATGGCGCATAGGCCCGGCGCTGTGCGGCGGTTTATCCATGATCCACTACCCCGGTTTCCAGGCCGCGACTTCATTGCCGGAATTGCGCAAGCGGTACGAAGAGCAATATGGCAATTACCTTGAATGGGGCATCCATGTGATGGCATCACAAAACGGCAGCGGTGAACTAACCATAGGCGATTCGCACGAATACGGGTTGGTACACGACCCTTTTGACAAAGAATTTATTAATAATTTAATAATCGCTTACTTACAAACTTTTGCCATTTTTAAGGACTGGAAAATGATGCAATCATGGCATGGCATCTACCCAAAAATGACCAATGGACAAACTGAATTTATTACCGGAGCTGAGCCCGGCGTAACCATTATTAACGGCCTTGGCGGCAACGGGATGACGCTTTCGTTTGGTTTGTGCGAACAATATATTGCGAACCGCTAA
- a CDS encoding DUF5690 family protein has protein sequence MKAIDQLRVKVAKWPYPVLSLMAAVSAFGAYTSMYAFRKAFTAGTFTGQQYFHVDYKVWLVIAQVIGYTCSKFYGIKFIAELKPDQRAKSILLLIGTAWIALLFFAIVPAPYNIGFLFINGFPLGLIWGLVFSYLEGRKSTEFMAGVLSISLIFASGFVKTVARTLMGSFHISEFTMPFVTGALFVIPLLLFVLMLELMPPPTSEDIKLRTKREPMDAAERKHFLQRFLPGIILTLVIYVLLTIMRDVRDNFEVEIWASLGIKDNTIYTKIDTIISVLVLVAISFLILVKRNLKAFRIIHYMIISGCLLIGTGTILFGLGLIGPMVWMTMAGLGLYLGYVPYNAVFFERLLATFHYKGNVGFLIYVADSIGYLGSVSVLLVKELGQPSISWGTFFKNSVMTVAIVGGICATLSLLYFLREAKKDVDAQKEPLNIIPA, from the coding sequence ATGAAAGCTATCGACCAATTACGGGTTAAAGTTGCCAAATGGCCCTATCCTGTTTTGTCCTTAATGGCGGCAGTCTCGGCTTTTGGAGCGTATACCTCTATGTATGCTTTCCGTAAGGCGTTTACCGCAGGTACTTTTACCGGGCAGCAATACTTTCATGTTGATTATAAAGTTTGGCTGGTAATAGCGCAGGTAATTGGCTATACCTGCAGCAAATTCTATGGCATTAAATTCATCGCCGAATTAAAACCCGACCAGCGCGCCAAAAGTATTTTACTGCTGATAGGCACGGCCTGGATAGCATTGCTGTTTTTTGCGATTGTGCCTGCACCGTATAACATTGGCTTTTTATTTATAAACGGCTTTCCGCTAGGCCTGATCTGGGGCCTGGTTTTCAGTTACCTGGAAGGCCGTAAATCCACTGAGTTTATGGCAGGCGTGTTATCCATCAGCCTGATTTTCGCATCCGGTTTTGTGAAAACGGTTGCCCGCACGCTGATGGGCTCGTTCCACATCAGCGAGTTTACCATGCCTTTTGTAACCGGGGCACTGTTTGTAATCCCGCTTTTATTGTTTGTACTCATGCTGGAATTAATGCCCCCGCCTACCTCCGAAGACATCAAACTGCGTACCAAACGGGAGCCAATGGACGCGGCAGAGCGGAAACACTTTTTACAGCGGTTTTTACCCGGCATTATTTTAACCCTGGTGATTTATGTGCTGCTTACCATTATGCGCGATGTGCGCGATAATTTTGAGGTGGAGATCTGGGCCAGCCTGGGCATAAAAGACAATACCATTTATACCAAAATAGACACCATCATCTCTGTTTTGGTGCTGGTGGCGATCAGCTTCCTAATCCTGGTGAAACGAAACCTTAAAGCATTCCGAATTATCCATTACATGATCATTTCCGGCTGTCTGCTCATCGGCACCGGCACCATTTTATTTGGATTAGGGTTGATCGGCCCTATGGTTTGGATGACTATGGCGGGCCTGGGCCTATACCTGGGCTATGTGCCTTATAACGCGGTTTTCTTTGAACGGTTATTGGCGACCTTCCATTACAAAGGCAACGTGGGCTTCCTTATCTACGTAGCCGACTCGATAGGCTACCTGGGCAGCGTAAGTGTCTTGTTGGTAAAAGAACTGGGGCAACCCAGCATCAGTTGGGGCACATTTTTTAAAAACAGCGTGATGACGGTAGCCATTGTTGGTGGCATTTGTGCCACCTTATCCCTGTTGTATTTTTTACGGGAGGCGAAAAAAGACGTTGACGCACAGAAAGAACCATTGAACATTATACCTGCATGA
- a CDS encoding HAD hydrolase-like protein, with amino-acid sequence MSIKLVVFDIAGTTVKDDHNVSKAFQAALKKYQYDVPLERINPLMGYEKNEAITQMLQLHETDKEKITGSLVDAIHREFVKQMIHFYQFEPGIAPLPNVEETFAELHRMGIKIGINTGFSRDIADTIVERLQWIEKGLIDEVIGSDEVELGRPHPFMIRKIMKDCAITDPLEVMKVGDTEVDVREGQNAGCHYVIGVTTGIFTREELEIYNPTHIIDDIAQVIGIINQ; translated from the coding sequence ATGTCGATAAAATTAGTTGTTTTTGATATAGCCGGTACAACGGTTAAAGATGATCATAACGTAAGCAAGGCCTTCCAGGCAGCTTTAAAAAAATACCAGTATGATGTCCCGCTCGAACGGATCAACCCATTGATGGGATATGAGAAAAATGAAGCGATTACCCAAATGCTGCAGCTGCACGAAACGGATAAAGAAAAGATTACTGGCAGCCTGGTAGATGCCATCCACCGGGAGTTTGTAAAACAGATGATCCATTTTTACCAGTTTGAGCCGGGGATTGCTCCCCTACCCAATGTTGAAGAAACTTTTGCCGAATTACACCGGATGGGCATTAAGATCGGCATCAATACCGGCTTTTCGAGGGATATCGCGGATACTATTGTTGAACGCCTGCAGTGGATAGAAAAGGGATTAATCGACGAGGTTATCGGCTCTGACGAAGTTGAACTTGGCCGGCCGCATCCGTTTATGATCCGGAAAATAATGAAAGATTGTGCGATTACCGACCCACTGGAAGTGATGAAAGTTGGCGACACAGAAGTTGATGTGCGCGAAGGACAAAACGCAGGTTGCCACTACGTAATTGGCGTTACTACGGGTATTTTTACACGCGAAGAACTGGAAATATATAACCCTACGCATATTATTGACGACATCGCACAGGTAATCGGCATCATCAATCAGTAG
- a CDS encoding 4Fe-4S dicluster domain-containing protein, with protein sequence MKVIERKFLENLFDQLKEMGYDLFGPVVHDGAIVYDEIESAGELPAGWHDKQEKGTYRLEKSGDPSVFAYAAGPQSWKKLLHPSENLLWRAQRTENGFKVIKDPEPKRKKAFIGVRPCELNAILIQDKVFLKGIAVDASYQALRNDVFIVAVNCTHPANTCFCASMNTGPKATKGFDISLTEVLDGDRHYFLAESGSSLGDDVLTDVTGHDALDNEIVTGKKALENAAGKMGRNLDTTNIKELLYANSESPYWDEVAARCLSCGNCTMVCPTCFCTTVEDKTDLTGQHDERWSKWDSCFSLEFSYIHTGPVRSTVRSRYRQWMTHKLASWIDQFGTSGCVGCGRCITWCPVGIDITEGLASIRNNQTEKTNQI encoded by the coding sequence ATGAAAGTAATTGAACGCAAATTTTTGGAAAACCTTTTTGACCAGTTGAAGGAAATGGGGTATGACTTGTTTGGCCCCGTAGTTCATGATGGAGCTATCGTGTACGACGAAATTGAGTCAGCTGGCGAACTGCCCGCCGGTTGGCACGACAAACAGGAAAAGGGGACATACCGGTTGGAGAAATCAGGAGATCCATCAGTTTTTGCTTATGCCGCGGGCCCGCAATCATGGAAAAAATTGCTCCATCCTTCTGAAAACCTGCTTTGGAGGGCACAACGCACCGAAAATGGTTTTAAGGTAATCAAAGATCCTGAACCTAAAAGAAAGAAAGCTTTTATAGGTGTGCGGCCATGCGAACTGAACGCCATTTTAATACAGGATAAAGTGTTTTTAAAAGGGATTGCTGTTGACGCTTCCTACCAGGCTTTAAGGAATGATGTTTTTATAGTAGCGGTAAATTGTACCCACCCTGCAAACACCTGTTTTTGTGCCTCGATGAATACCGGTCCCAAAGCAACCAAAGGTTTTGATATTTCATTAACAGAGGTACTGGACGGAGATCGCCATTATTTCCTTGCGGAATCAGGAAGCAGCCTGGGCGACGATGTTTTAACAGATGTTACCGGCCATGATGCTTTAGACAACGAAATAGTAACCGGCAAAAAGGCCCTTGAAAATGCCGCCGGAAAAATGGGCCGAAACCTGGATACCACAAATATTAAGGAACTCCTTTATGCCAATTCAGAAAGCCCGTATTGGGATGAAGTGGCTGCCCGCTGTTTATCATGCGGAAATTGCACTATGGTTTGCCCTACCTGTTTTTGCACAACCGTTGAGGATAAAACCGACCTTACCGGCCAGCATGACGAACGCTGGAGTAAATGGGACTCCTGTTTCTCGCTGGAGTTTTCTTATATCCACACCGGGCCGGTACGGTCAACCGTACGTTCACGCTACCGGCAATGGATGACACATAAACTGGCATCGTGGATAGACCAGTTTGGCACATCCGGCTGCGTGGGTTGCGGACGCTGTATTACCTGGTGCCCCGTTGGTATTGATATAACGGAAGGGTTGGCCTCAATCAGAAATAATCAAACGGAAAAAACTAACCAAATATGA
- a CDS encoding Crp/Fnr family transcriptional regulator, with product MKTLELAIAKHPFFDDLPEEDIRSIAGQANIVNFKEGDVLFKEGDDADKFYLIIKGKVALETYTPGRGVINIQTVEDGEMLGWSWLVAPYKYRFAAKVITKTEMIVINGTQLRADCEKKPVLGYEMMKRMVRAIALRLEQTRLMLMDIYGKRYKKIDHGGYYL from the coding sequence ATGAAAACCCTGGAACTGGCAATAGCCAAACACCCCTTTTTTGATGACCTTCCCGAAGAAGATATCCGCAGTATTGCCGGGCAGGCAAATATTGTAAATTTTAAAGAAGGAGATGTACTGTTTAAAGAAGGAGATGATGCAGACAAGTTCTATCTTATTATAAAAGGTAAAGTTGCGCTGGAAACATACACTCCCGGCAGGGGAGTAATTAATATACAAACCGTTGAGGATGGCGAAATGCTGGGATGGTCGTGGTTGGTGGCCCCCTATAAATACCGTTTTGCTGCAAAAGTGATAACGAAAACCGAAATGATTGTCATTAACGGAACGCAATTACGTGCTGATTGTGAAAAAAAGCCGGTTTTAGGCTACGAAATGATGAAACGAATGGTGCGCGCAATCGCCTTAAGGCTTGAACAAACAAGACTAATGCTGATGGATATTTATGGCAAACGGTATAAAAAAATTGATCATGGAGGATACTATTTATAA
- a CDS encoding FAD/NAD(P)-binding protein, which translates to MEDTIYNTEATVADPMVPTLYRVESYVKETSDTFTLAISPTGSALEVKTANQKQLGAAPGQFNMLYVFGMGEVPISISASPAVGGLLTHTTRDVGSVTKALSALKVGDMLGVRGPFGTPWPLERAVGKDVVLVAGGIGLAPLRPVIHELLARRADFGRLVVLYGSRSPADIIFKNELKKWKAQPGVIVYITVDRGSSSWHGSVGVVTRLIPKIRFDPANAIVMICGPEIMMQYTVDALKQRGVSGEDIYVSMERNMKCALGFCGHCQFGEHFICKDGPVFTYDQLSSLFKKPEI; encoded by the coding sequence ATGGAGGATACTATTTATAACACCGAAGCCACAGTTGCTGACCCGATGGTGCCAACGCTTTACCGGGTTGAAAGCTATGTTAAAGAAACCAGTGATACCTTCACGCTTGCCATTTCGCCAACCGGATCAGCTTTGGAGGTAAAAACGGCAAACCAAAAGCAGCTTGGCGCTGCGCCCGGACAATTTAATATGCTTTATGTATTCGGTATGGGCGAAGTGCCCATTTCAATAAGTGCAAGCCCGGCTGTGGGAGGTTTATTAACACATACCACACGAGACGTAGGCAGTGTTACCAAAGCTTTATCGGCCCTTAAAGTCGGCGATATGTTAGGGGTACGCGGGCCTTTCGGTACGCCCTGGCCTTTAGAGCGTGCGGTTGGTAAAGATGTAGTGCTTGTTGCAGGCGGTATCGGGCTGGCTCCATTGCGCCCGGTCATCCATGAACTGCTTGCCAGGCGTGCGGATTTTGGCCGTTTGGTAGTGCTATATGGCTCACGGTCTCCGGCTGACATTATTTTTAAAAATGAACTAAAAAAATGGAAAGCGCAGCCCGGCGTGATCGTGTATATAACAGTCGACCGGGGATCGTCATCATGGCACGGAAGCGTGGGTGTGGTTACCAGGCTGATCCCGAAAATCCGCTTCGACCCGGCCAACGCTATTGTGATGATCTGCGGCCCCGAGATAATGATGCAGTATACGGTGGATGCCCTGAAACAACGGGGCGTTAGCGGCGAAGATATTTATGTATCGATGGAGAGGAATATGAAATGCGCCTTAGGTTTTTGCGGCCATTGCCAGTTTGGCGAACACTTTATTTGCAAGGACGGCCCCGTGTTCACCTACGACCAGCTATCATCTCTTTTTAAGAAACCGGAGATTTAA
- a CDS encoding NADH-quinone oxidoreductase subunit B family protein yields MPKPHVPKLAVWKFASCDGCQLSLLDCEDELLAIAGQIEIANFPEASSAIVKGPYDLSLVEGSITTPHDEERIHKIRKMSKYVITIGACATAGGIQALRNFKDVNEFISLVYARPHYISTLSKSTAIADHIEVDFELRGCPINKSQLLELISAFLHNRKPNIPNYSVCAECKRRGTICIMVSKGVTCMGPVTHAGCNALCPSYNRGCYSCFGPKETPNAASLSRWLLEQGVEKEELVRIFRGFNANAEPFRKESEYYEK; encoded by the coding sequence ATGCCAAAACCACACGTCCCTAAATTAGCTGTTTGGAAATTTGCATCCTGTGATGGGTGCCAGTTGAGCCTGCTTGACTGTGAAGATGAATTACTGGCCATCGCAGGACAGATAGAAATCGCAAATTTTCCTGAAGCCTCAAGCGCTATCGTAAAAGGCCCGTATGATCTTTCGCTGGTTGAAGGTTCCATCACCACCCCGCACGACGAAGAGCGGATCCACAAAATCCGTAAAATGTCGAAATATGTAATTACCATAGGCGCCTGCGCAACAGCCGGGGGCATACAGGCCCTGCGCAATTTTAAAGATGTTAATGAATTTATTTCGCTGGTGTATGCGCGGCCCCACTATATTTCAACGCTAAGTAAATCAACGGCTATTGCTGATCATATCGAGGTGGATTTTGAGTTGCGTGGATGCCCGATCAATAAAAGTCAATTGCTGGAACTGATCAGTGCCTTTTTGCATAACCGGAAACCAAATATCCCCAATTACAGTGTTTGCGCGGAATGTAAACGCCGTGGTACAATATGCATAATGGTATCAAAAGGGGTTACCTGTATGGGGCCTGTTACCCATGCCGGGTGTAATGCGCTTTGCCCATCATATAATAGAGGCTGCTATTCCTGCTTCGGGCCAAAAGAAACGCCGAATGCTGCCTCCCTGAGCAGGTGGTTGCTTGAGCAGGGCGTTGAAAAAGAAGAACTGGTGCGGATTTTCAGAGGTTTTAATGCTAATGCGGAGCCTTTCCGTAAAGAAAGTGAATATTATGAAAAATAA
- a CDS encoding Ni/Fe hydrogenase subunit alpha, which yields MKNKTLKIDILARVEGEGGLKLKISNGIVKDVQLKIYEPPRFFEAFLRGRDFREAPDITSRICGICPIAYQLGASQAMEEICGVKVEGQLKTLRRLIYTGEWIESHVLHAFMLNAPDFFEAGSVIHLAQVYPEVVKNALRMKKAGNEIMIVLGGREIHPVNLRLGGFYKVPKKRELRALLEEIKWSKQAAVDALMFISKFEFPEFKQNYEFLALSDPDEYAILGGRLVSNCGINLPVNEYDNCLVEEHVPHSTALHSHLKGAGTCLLGPLARYNLNFEQLTPLAKETAFNAGLGRHCYNPFKSILVRMVEVIYAFEEAERIIEAYEEPGSPAIEVKPRAGTGYGATEAPRGICYHRYTIDDNGIIQDSKIVAPTSVNQSRIEKDLWDLVQANVGLTDEKLKFFCERAIRNYDPCISCSTHFLTMDIERD from the coding sequence ATGAAAAATAAAACACTAAAGATAGACATACTGGCCCGTGTAGAAGGAGAGGGGGGGCTTAAACTGAAGATCAGCAATGGCATCGTAAAAGATGTTCAATTAAAAATATATGAACCACCGCGCTTCTTTGAGGCCTTTTTAAGAGGCCGCGACTTTAGGGAAGCGCCTGACATTACCTCCCGTATTTGCGGTATCTGCCCTATTGCCTACCAGTTGGGCGCTTCGCAGGCGATGGAAGAAATTTGTGGCGTAAAAGTAGAGGGGCAGTTAAAAACGCTGCGCCGCCTGATTTACACCGGCGAATGGATCGAATCACATGTTTTGCATGCCTTTATGCTGAATGCCCCGGACTTTTTTGAGGCCGGCAGCGTAATTCACCTGGCGCAGGTGTATCCTGAAGTAGTTAAGAATGCTTTAAGGATGAAAAAGGCTGGTAACGAGATCATGATCGTACTTGGCGGGCGCGAAATACACCCCGTAAATTTACGTTTGGGCGGATTTTATAAAGTACCGAAAAAGCGTGAATTAAGGGCATTGCTTGAAGAGATCAAATGGTCGAAACAGGCTGCGGTTGATGCGCTGATGTTTATTTCTAAATTCGAATTTCCTGAATTTAAACAAAACTATGAGTTTCTTGCCTTATCAGATCCTGACGAATATGCGATTTTAGGTGGACGCCTTGTGTCAAACTGCGGGATTAATCTTCCTGTTAACGAGTATGACAATTGCCTGGTTGAAGAACATGTGCCGCATTCAACCGCTTTACATTCTCATCTAAAGGGTGCAGGTACTTGTTTGCTCGGACCTTTGGCAAGGTATAACCTCAATTTTGAACAACTTACACCGCTCGCGAAGGAAACCGCCTTTAATGCGGGGCTCGGGCGGCACTGCTATAACCCTTTTAAAAGTATACTGGTACGAATGGTGGAGGTAATTTATGCCTTTGAAGAGGCTGAAAGGATTATTGAAGCCTACGAGGAACCTGGCAGCCCGGCTATTGAAGTAAAGCCAAGGGCGGGCACCGGTTATGGCGCCACAGAAGCGCCAAGAGGTATCTGTTATCATCGCTATACGATTGACGACAACGGCATCATACAGGATTCAAAAATAGTGGCTCCTACGTCGGTTAACCAGTCGAGGATCGAAAAAGATCTGTGGGACCTGGTGCAGGCTAATGTGGGGCTTACAGATGAAAAACTTAAGTTTTTTTGTGAGCGGGCGATCCGCAACTATGATCCTTGTATTTCCTGCTCTACTCATTTTTTGACTATGGATATCGAGCGTGATTAA
- a CDS encoding hydrogenase maturation protease, with amino-acid sequence MKQDSSSSKALLICIGNEFREDDGLGLYIGRHDKIRSLRNMVVIENSGDGMAMMDAWKDGGTVILADAVRSGRPAGTLFHFDLLKDPIPPDLFILSTHNIGIPGCIALSEKLDLLPEQLLFYGVEGQNFGHGKKLSPIVKAATDGLIDQIVADFES; translated from the coding sequence ATGAAACAAGATTCATCTTCTTCAAAAGCCCTTTTGATCTGTATCGGAAATGAATTCAGGGAAGATGACGGGCTTGGCCTGTATATCGGCCGGCATGATAAGATAAGGAGTCTCCGAAACATGGTGGTCATAGAAAATTCAGGAGACGGAATGGCAATGATGGATGCCTGGAAAGATGGGGGTACTGTGATCCTGGCAGACGCCGTCCGCTCAGGGCGCCCGGCAGGTACGCTATTTCATTTTGATTTATTGAAAGATCCGATCCCCCCTGACCTTTTTATTTTATCTACACACAATATCGGGATCCCTGGATGCATTGCCCTTTCGGAAAAACTGGACCTTTTGCCGGAACAATTGTTATTTTATGGTGTTGAAGGACAGAATTTCGGACACGGCAAAAAACTATCGCCCATTGTAAAAGCTGCAACAGATGGGCTGATCGATCAAATCGTAGCTGACTTTGAGAGTTGA
- a CDS encoding RrF2 family transcriptional regulator translates to MLSKKAKYAINALVYLAQQPQNEPVQIRTIAETENISRKFLESILLVLRNAGMVNSKKGKEGGYYLLLTPEEINMAEVMRIFDGPIALLPCVTHKYYQKCQECKDEVHCGIRDIFSDVRRETVRMLKDATLAEIIHRQKDLYERDIEETIE, encoded by the coding sequence ATGCTTTCCAAAAAAGCCAAATACGCAATCAACGCCCTGGTTTATTTAGCCCAACAACCGCAGAACGAACCAGTTCAGATCAGAACTATTGCTGAAACTGAAAATATTTCCAGAAAATTCCTTGAATCTATTTTATTGGTATTGCGAAATGCCGGTATGGTAAACAGTAAAAAGGGAAAAGAAGGCGGATATTACCTTTTACTAACGCCTGAAGAAATCAACATGGCCGAAGTGATGCGGATATTTGACGGGCCGATTGCTTTGCTGCCCTGTGTTACCCATAAGTACTACCAAAAGTGCCAGGAGTGCAAAGATGAGGTACATTGCGGGATCAGGGATATCTTCTCGGATGTTCGCCGGGAGACTGTAAGGATGCTTAAAGATGCTACCCTTGCCGAGATTATTCACCGCCAAAAAGACCTCTACGAACGAGATATTGAAGAAACGATAGAATAA